Proteins encoded in a region of the Canis lupus dingo isolate Sandy chromosome 17, ASM325472v2, whole genome shotgun sequence genome:
- the LOC125752760 gene encoding filaggrin-2-like isoform X2: MTDLLRSVVTVIDVFYKYTKQDGECGTLSKDELKELLEKEFRPILKNPDDPDTVDVIMHMLDRDHDRRLDFTEFLLMVFKLAMACNKVLSKEYCKASGSKKHRRGHRHQKEESETEEEEEDTQGRKSGYRHSSWSEGEEHGYGSEGLRGSVKHRHGSNSRRLGRQGGLSSSGNQEQLEKRRHGSSSGHSWSSGKERHGSSSGELEERRNKSYVSPSRESEKEYESGSESKSGRRKGHSSLSHGLDASGHKSNSTQSRKSGGQKLGSSSRGSGDKGSQNYACGSSNSGGCGKPQNASSSCQEGRFGGQGNQSSCTQSGYQSGSSGGQDHGCISGGQSSGYCEHEPRSCSQSSSQRKYGSRACGQTQNGGRQQRTGSNQSCCCEQYGSETSQSSSYGQHGSGSCGHFSNSHQKGSGSNGFSKCGQYGSGSGQSSSFGQHESGSGQSSGCGHGSGSCQSSGFGQHGSGSGQSSGLCQHGSGSGQSSGFGQHGSGSGQSSGCGHGSGSCQSSGFGQHGSGSGQYSGLGQHVSSSAQSSGFGQHGSGSGQYSGLGQHGSGSGQSSGFGQHGSGSGQSSGFGQHGSGSGRSSGFGQHGSSSGQSSGFGQHGSGSGQSSSFGQHGSGTGQSSGFSSGFGQNCSGSEMSSSSGQSSGFGQCGSGSGQSSGFGQHGSGTHQTSSSGQHRYSSGQSSSFGFGSSTHQSPSFGTGSGHLLGSGQESTARQSSYGQHGSGSGQSSTFGNGSCSGNSSKPDQHESSSRKSSSKNQRDFSSIQSSGCDNQQTRVGGQECYETSSGKGSQQCRKSKSDSAKSQRRETAKGRQGTTHGQSEDTSGYAQSGHGQTSRTESSITSRSSVGESSDNQGHSGVPQVHTGSPQDHSGSQHRESESTVKGRQGTTHRQSGDLIGHAQSGHGQATRTQTSRTGRRESSGSESSDTERHSGVPQAHTGFPQGHSGSQHGESGSSVQGRHGSTHGHSGDTSGHAHADHEQATRTQSSRIDRRESSGSEYSDTENHSHVPQTHTGSPHTHAGSQHPESGSSLQRRQGTTHGQSRDTTAHAQSGHGQASRTQSSRSRRSESTVSESSDYQGHSGAPQAHTGSSHGQVGSQHPELGSTVKGRQGTPHGQSGDTSRYAHSGHGQATRTQSSRTGRRESGGSESSDTERHSGVPQAHTGSPQSHSGSQHGESGSSVQGRQGTTQRQSGDAGGHVHSGQGQATRTQSSRSGRRESSGSESSDTENHLGVPETHTGSPHGQAESQHGESGSSVQRRQGTTHGQSGDTTTNAQSGHGKASRSQPTRTSGGSSVSESSDSQGHSGVRQSHSGSPHGQAGSQHPELGSTVKGRQGTPHGQSGDTSRHAHSGHGQATKTQSSRFGRRESSVTESSDTENDSGVSQTHTGSPHTHAGSQHPESGSSLQRRQGTTHGQSRDTTAHAQSGHGQASRTQSSRSRRSESTVSESSDYQGHSGAPQAHTGSSHGQVGSQHPELGSTVKGRQGTPHGQSGDTSRYAHSGHGQASRTQSSRTGRRESGGSESSDTERHSGIPHTHTESPRTHAGSQHPESGSSLQGRKETAHRQSGDTTRHAHSGHGQATRTQSSRTGRRETSGSESSDTERHSGVPQAHSGSSRGQAGSQHGESGSSVQGRQGTTHGQSGDTTTHAQSGHGQATRTQSSRTRRRGSTVSESSDTHEHLGVPQAHIGSPQSHSGSQHGESGSSVQGRQGTTHRQSGDTGGHVHSGHGEATRTQSSRTGRRESTVSESSDSQGHSGAPQAHTGSPHGQAGSQHPELGSTVKGRQGTHYGQSEDFSAHAHAGHGQATGTLSSRTGRRESGGSESSDTERHSGIPQTHTESPRTHAGSQHPESGSSLHGRKETAHRQSGDTTRHAHSGHGQATRTQSSRTGRRETSGSESSDTERHSGVPQAHTGSPQSHSGSQHGESGSSVQGRQGTTQRQSGDAGGHVHSGQGQATRTQSSRSGRRESSGSESSDTENHLGVPETHTGSPHGQAGSQHGESGSSVQRRQGTTHGQSGDTTTNAQSGHGKASRSQPTRTSGGSSVSESSDSQGHSGVRQSRSGSPHGQAGSQHPELGSTVKGRQGTPHGQSGDTSRHAHSGHGQATKTQSSRFGRRESSVTESSDTENDSGVSQTHTGSPHTHAGSQHPESGSSLQRRQGTTHGQSRDTTAHAQSGHGQASRTQSSRSRRSESTVSESSDYQGHSGAPQAHTGSSHGQVGSQHPELGSTVKGRQGTPHGQSGDTSRYAHSGHGQASRTQSSRTGRRESGGSESSDTERHSGIPHTHTESPRTHAGSQHPESGSSLQGRKETAHRQSGDTTRHAHSGHGQATRTQSSRTGRRETSGSESSDTERHSGVPQAHSGSSRGQAGSQHGESGSSVQGRQGTTHGQSGDTTTHAQSGHGQATRTQSSRTRRRGSTVSESSDTHEHLGVPQAHIGSPQSHSGSQHGESGSSVQGRQGTTHRQSGDTGGHVHSGHGEATRTQSSRTGRRESTVSESSDSQGHSGAPQAHTGSPHGQAGSQHPELGSTVKGRQGTHYGQSEDFSAHAHAGHGQATGTLSSRTGRRESGGSESSDTERHSGIPQTHTESPRTHAGSQHPESGSSLHGRKETAHRQSGDTTRHAHSGHGQATRTQSSRTGRRETSGSESSDTERHSGVPQAHSGSPRGQAGSQHGESGSSAQGRQGTTHGQSGDTTGHAESGHGQATRTQSSRTRRRGSTVSESSDTQGHSGVPQAHTGSPQSHSGSQHGESGSSVQGRQGTTHRQSGDTGGHVHSGHGEATRTQSSRTGRRESTVSESSDSQGHSGAPQAHTGSPHGQAGSQHPELGSTVKGRQGTHYGQSEDFSAHAHAGHGQATGTLSSRTGRRESGGSESSDTERHSGIPQTHTESPRTHAGSQHPESGSSLQGRKETAHRQSGDTTRYAHSGHGQATRTQSSRTGRRETSGSESSDTERHSGVPQAHSGSPRGQAGSQHGESGSSAQGRQGTTHGQSGDTTTHTESGHGQATRTQSSRTRRRGSTVSESNDTQGHLKVPNAHAGSPQGHSESQHGELGSTVKGRQGTTHRLSGDTSGHAQSGHGQATRTQSSRTRRRGYSGSESSDTQGHSGVPQVHSGSPHGQAGSQHGESDSTTKERQEYTHKHSEDTSGHAESVHGQATRTQSSRARRRGSTLSESSDTQGYSGAPQIHSGSLHGQVGSEHPESESTIKRRQVTTNRQSEDTTGNPYSGHGQATRTESSRSKRKGFSGTESSDTERHSGVPLTHTGSPHGHTGSLHGELGSTIRRRQGSTHGHSRGNSGHSGSSHTQSHDTHRLSKDNISKQSHSIHHQSRVSHSQSQHSGKQRHGSDQGWKHGSYGSAEYDYGQSGYGPSGGSRTSSRNSSPLRSLDRAENNQVSTHGQSFSRPDHTGSKAIEIIGRQRSSHGQSIDSHNKSGSSVNRRQGSFHGHSIVSHESSIDTHVQFGREGSTTRRQSSNHSVSSHGQFISARSHPESNSTLRQDFHSDNKEHSEDWGKQIHEPSGSRHGQSEFNIISIHRSNQQHLADTTSHEQVRYNTCLVRQGSSNRKSGDIQGQSGFSTNESRVDSHDQSSDSYGKSSNSRSQGIIFSHSHDSQDPAGIEEYGPTMWSGDRQKQGPESSLFRSTRIYSQNVDDKQTRNTEARGCHKRERTDSGSCYLDSNTPLYEYVQEQRCYYIE; the protein is encoded by the exons ATGACCGATCTCTTGAGAAGTGTTGTCACAGTCATTGATGTTTTCTACAAATATACCAAGCAAGATGGAGAGTGTGGCACACTGAGCAAGGATGAGCTAAAGGAACTTCTGGAAAAAGAGTTTCGTCCAATTCTGAAG AACCCAGATGATCCAGACACAGTGGATGTTATCATGCACATGCTAGATCGAGATCATGACCGAAGACTGGACTTTACTGAGTTTCTTCTGATGGTATTCAAGCTGGCTATGGCCTGCAACAAGGTTCTCAGCAAGGAATACTGCAAAGCTTCAGGGTCAAAGAAGCATAGGCGTGGTCATCGACaccaaaaggaagaaagtgaaacagaagaggaagaagaagatacACAGGGACGGAAATCAGGTTACAGACATTCAAGTTGGAGTGAGGGAGAGGAGCATGGATATGGTTCTGAGGGCTTAAGGGGAAGTGTGAAACATAGACATGGATCAAACTCCAGGAGGCTGGGAAGGCAAGGTGGTTTATCTAGCTCTGGAAACCAAGAGCAACTTGAGAAAAGACGCCATGGGTCTAGCTCTGGTCATTCATGGAGTAGTGGCAAAGAAAGACATGGCTCCAGCTCTGGAGAActggaggaaagaagaaacaagtcATATGTTAGCCCCTCTAGGGAATCTGAGAAGGAATATGAATCTGGATCTGAATCAAAGAGTGGGAGAAGGAAAGGTCATAGCAGTCTATCACATGGATTGGATGCTAGTGGGCACAAATCAAACTCTACTCAGTCAAGAAAGAGTGGAGGACAAAAGCTTGGATCTAGCTCTAGAGGTTCAGGAGACAAGGGAAGCCAAAACTATGCATGTGGTTCCAGCAATTCAGGTGGGTGTGGAAAGCCACAAAATGCTTCTAGTTCTTGTCAGGAAGGTAGATTTGGAGGGCAAGGAAATCAATCTAGCTGTACCCAATCAGGTTATCAATCAGGAAGTAGTGGAGGACAAGATCATGGATGTATTTCAGGAGGTCAGTCCTCTGGATATTGTGAACATGAGCCTAGATCCTGTAGCCAGTCTTCTAGTCAGAGAAAATATGGATCTAGAGCATGTGGTCAAACACAGAATGGTGGAAGACAACAGAGAACAGGTTCAAATCAGTCCTGTTGCTGTGAACAATATGGGTCTGAAACAAGTCAGTCTTCTAGTTATGGTCAACATGGATCTGGTTCTTGTGGACACTTTTCAAACTCTCATCAAAAAGGGTCTGGTTCAAATGGATTTTCTAAATGTGGACAATATGGGTCTGGCTCTGGGCAGTCCTCTAGCTTTGGACAACATGAGTCAGGCTCAGGTCAATCCTCTGGCTGTGGACATGGCTCTGGCTCATGTCAGTCCTCTGGCTTTGGCCAGCATGGGTCTGGCTCAGGTCAATCCTCTGGTTTATGTCAACATGGGTCTGGCTCAGGACAGTCCTCTGGCTTTGGACAACATGGGTCTGGCTCAGGTCAATCCTCTGGCTGTGGACATGGCTCTGGCTCATGTCAGTCCTCTGGCTTTGGCCAGCATGGGTCTGGCTCAGGTCAATACTCTGGTTTAGGTCAGCATGTATCTAGCTCAGCACAGTCCTCTGGCTTTGGACAACATGGGTCTGGTTCAGGTCAGTACTCTGGTTTAGGTCAGCATGGGTCTGGCTCAGGGCAGTCCTCTGGCTTTGGACAACATGGGTCTGGCTCAGGTCAGTCCTCTGGTTTTGGCCAGCATGGGTCTGGCTCAGGACGGTCCTCTGGCTTTGGACAACATGGGTCTAGCTCAGGTCAGTCCTCTGGCTTTGGACAACATGGGTCTGGCTCAGGTCAGTCTTCCAGTTTTGGTCAGCATGGGTCAGGCACTGGACAGTCCTCTGGTTTTTCCTCTGGTTTTGGACAAAATTGCTCTGGCTCAGAAATGTCTTCCAGTTCAGGACAGTCCTCTGGCTTTGGACAATGTGGGTCTGGCTCAGGACAGTCCTCTGGTTTTGGACAACATGGGTCTGGTACCCATCAAACTTCTAGCTCAGGACAACATAGATATAGCTCAGGTCAATCCTCCAGCTTTGGATTTGGATCTAGCACACATCAGTCCCCTAGTTTTGGGACTGGCTCAGGTCATTTGTTGGGCTCTGGACAAGAATCTACAGCACGTCAGTCTAGCTATGGTCAACATGGTTCCGGTTCAGGGCAATCCTCAACTTTTGGCAATGGATCTTGCTCAGGCAACTCCTCTAAACCAGATCAACATGAATCTAGCTCAAGAAAGTCATCTAGTAAAAATCAACGTGATTTTAGCTCAATTCAATCCTCTGGCTGTGACAATCAACAAACTAGGGTAGGTGGACAGGAATGCTATGAGACTAGTTCAGGAAAAGGGAGTCAACAATGTAGAAAGTCAAAATCAGATTCAGCTAAaagtcagagaagagaaacagctaAAGGAAGACAGGGAACAACTCATGGACAGTCAGAAGACACCAGTGGATATGCTCAGTCTGGTCATGGACAAACCTCCAGGACAGAATCCAGTATAACTAGTAGGAGTAGTGTTGGAGAGTCAAGTGACAATCAAGGGCACTCAGGAGTCCCACAGGTACACACAGGATCCCCTCAAGATCATTCCGGATCTCAACATAGAGAGTCAGAATCAACGGTTAAAGGGAGACAGGGAACTACCCATAGACAGTCAGGAGATCTAATTGGACATGCCCAGTCAGGTCATGGACAAGCCACCAGGACACAAACCAGTAGGACTGGTAGAAGGGAATCTAGTGGCAGTGAGTCCAGTGACACTGAAAGGCACTCAGGAGtcccacaggcacacacaggaTTCCCTCAAGGTCATTCTGGATCTCAACATGGAGAGTCAGGATCCTCAGTACAAGGGAGACATGGAAGTACTCATGGACACTCAGGAGATACCAGTGGACATGCCCATGCTGACCATGAACAAGCCACCAGGACACAATCCAGTAGGATTGATAGAAGGGAATCCAGTGGCAGTGAGTACAGTGACACTGAAAACCACTCACATgtcccacagacacacacaggatCCCCACATACTCACGCTGGTTCTCAACATCCAGAGTCAGGATCCTCACTACAAAGGAGACAAGGAACAACTCATGGACAATCAAGAGACACCACTGCACATGCCCAGTCTGGTCATGGACAAGCCAGCAGGACACAATCCAGTAGGAGTAGAAGAAGTGAGTCTACTGTCAGTGAGTCCAGTGACTATCAGGGGCACTCAGGAGccccacaggcacacacaggtTCCTCTCACGGTCAGGTTGGATCTCAACATCCAGAACTGGGTTCCACAGTTAAAGGGAGACAGGGAACTCCTCATGGACAGTCTGGAGACACCAGTAGATATGCCCACTCTGGCCATGGACAAGCCACCAGGACACAATCCAGTAGGACTGGTAGAAGGGAATCTGGTGGCAGTGAGTCCAGTGACACTGAAaggcactcag GAGtcccacaggcacacacaggaTCCCCTCAAAGTCATTCTGGATCTCAACATGGAGAGTCGGGATCCTCAGTACAAGGGAGACAGGGAACTACCCAGAGGCAGTCAGGAGATGCAGGTGGACATGTCCACTCTGGCCAAGGACAAGCCACCAGGACACAATCCAGCAGATCTGGTAGAAGGGAATCTAGTGGCAGTGAGTCCAGTGACACTGAAAatcacctaggtgtcccagagacacacacaggatcTCCTCATGGCCAGGCTGAATCTCAACATGGCGAATCGGGATCCTCAGTACAAAGGAGACAGGGAACTACTCATGGACAATCAGGAGACACCACTACAAATGCCCAGTCTGGTCATGGAAAAGCCAGCAGGTCACAGCCCACTAGGACTAGTGGAGGATCTAGTGTCAGTGAGTCCAGTGACTCTCAGGGGCACTCAGGAGTCCGACAGTCACACTCAGGTTCCCCCCATGGCCAGGCTGGATCTCAACATCCAGAACTGGGTTCCACAGTTAAAGGGAGACAGGGAACTCCTCATGGACAGTCCGGAGACACCAGTAGACATGCCCACTCTGGCCATGGACAAGCCACAAAGACACAATCCAGCAGGTTTGGTAGAAGGGAATCTAGTGTCACTGAGTCCAGTGACACTGAAAACGACTCAGGtgtctcacagacacacacaggatCCCCGCATACTCACGCTGGTTCTCAACATCCAGAGTCAGGATCCTCACTACAAAGGAGACAAGGAACAACTCATGGACAATCAAGAGACACCACTGCACATGCCCAGTCTGGTCATGGACAAGCCAGCAGGACACAATCCAGTAGGAGTAGAAGAAGTGAGTCTACTGTCAGTGAGTCCAGTGACTATCAGGGGCACTCAGGAGccccacaggcacacacaggtTCCTCTCATGGTCAGGTTGGATCTCAACATCCAGAACTGGGTTCCACAGTTAAAGGGAGACAGGGAACTCCTCATGGACAGTCTGGAGACACCAGTAGATATGCCCACTCTGGCCATGGACAAGCCAGCAGGACACAATCCAGTAGGACTGGTAGAAGGGAATCTGGTGGCAGTGAGTCCAGTGACACTGAAAGGCACTCAGgaatcccacacacacacacagaatcccCACGTACTCACGCTGGATCTCAACATCCAGAGTCAGGATCCTCACTACAAGGGAGAAAGGAAACTGCTCATAGACAGTCAGGAGACACTACTAGACATGCGCACTCTGGCCATGGACAAGCCACCAGGACACAATCCAGTAGGACTGGTAGAAGGGAAACTAGTGGCAGTGAGTCCAGTGACACTGAAaggcactcaggtgtcccacaggCACACTCAGGATCCTCTCGTGGTCAGGCTGGATCTCAACATGGAGAGTCAGGGTCCTCAGTACAAGGAAGACAGGGAACTACTCATGGACAGTCAGGAGACACCACTACACATGCCCAGTCTGGTCATGGACAAGCCACCAGAACACAATCCAGTAGGACTAGAAGAAGGGGATCTACTGTCAGTGAGTCCAGTGACACTCATGAGCACCTAGGAGTCCCACAGGCACACATAGGATCCCCTCAAAGTCATTCTGGATCTCAACATGGAGAGTCGGGATCCTCAGTACAAGGGAGACAGGGAACTACCCATAGACAGTCAGGAGATACAGGTGGACATGTCCACTCTGGCCATGGTGAAGCCACCAGGACACAATCCAGCAGGACTGGTAGAAGGGAATCTACTGTCAGTGAGTCCAGTGACTCTCAGGGGCACTCAGGAGCCCCACAGGCACACACCGGTTCCCCCCATGGTCAGGCTGGATCTCAACATCCAGAACTGGGTTCCACAGTTAAAGGGAGACAGGGAACACATTATGGACAGTCAGAAGATTTCAGCGCACATGCCCACGCTGGCCATGGACAGGCCACCGGGACACTATCCAGTAGGACTGGTAGAAGGGAATCTGGTGGCAGTGAGTCCAGTGACACTGAAAGGCACTCAGGaatcccacaaacacacacagaatccCCACGTACTCACGCTGGATCTCAACATCCAGAGTCAGGATCCTCACTACACGGGAGAAAGGAAACTGCTCACAGACAGTCAGGAGACACTACTAGACATGCGCACTCTGGCCATGGACAAGCCACCAGGACACAATCCAGTAGGACTGGTAGAAGGGAAACTAGTGGCAGTGAGTCCAGTGACACTGAAaggcactcag GAGtcccacaggcacacacaggaTCCCCTCAAAGTCATTCTGGATCTCAACATGGAGAGTCGGGATCCTCAGTACAAGGGAGACAGGGAACTACCCAGAGGCAGTCAGGAGATGCAGGTGGACATGTCCACTCTGGCCAAGGACAAGCCACCAGGACACAATCCAGCAGATCTGGTAGAAGGGAATCTAGTGGCAGTGAGTCCAGTGACACTGAAAatcacctaggtgtcccagagacacacacaggatcTCCTCATGGCCAGGCTGGATCTCAACATGGCGAATCGGGATCCTCAGTACAAAGGAGACAGGGAACTACTCATGGACAATCAGGAGACACCACTACAAATGCCCAGTCTGGTCATGGAAAAGCCAGCAGGTCACAGCCCACTAGGACTAGTGGAGGATCTAGTGTCAGTGAGTCCAGTGACTCTCAGGGGCACTCAGGAGTCCGACAGTCACGCTCAGGTTCCCCCCATGGCCAGGCTGGATCTCAACATCCAGAACTGGGTTCCACAGTTAAAGGGAGACAGGGAACTCCTCATGGACAGTCCGGAGACACCAGTAGACATGCCCACTCTGGCCATGGACAAGCCACAAAGACACAATCCAGCAGGTTTGGTAGAAGGGAATCTAGTGTCACTGAGTCCAGTGACACTGAAAACGACTCAGGtgtctcacagacacacacaggatCCCCGCATACTCACGCTGGTTCTCAACATCCAGAGTCAGGATCCTCACTACAAAGGAGACAAGGAACAACTCATGGACAATCAAGAGACACCACTGCACATGCCCAGTCTGGTCATGGACAAGCCAGCAGGACACAATCCAGTAGGAGTAGAAGAAGTGAGTCTACTGTCAGTGAGTCCAGTGACTATCAGGGGCACTCAGGAGccccacaggcacacacaggtTCCTCTCATGGTCAGGTTGGATCTCAACATCCAGAACTGGGTTCCACAGTTAAAGGGAGACAGGGAACTCCTCATGGACAGTCTGGAGACACCAGTAGATATGCCCACTCTGGCCATGGACAAGCCAGCAGGACACAATCCAGTAGGACTGGTAGAAGGGAATCTGGTGGCAGTGAGTCCAGTGACACTGAAAGGCACTCAGgaatcccacacacacacacagaatcccCACGTACTCACGCTGGATCTCAACATCCAGAGTCAGGATCCTCACTACAAGGGAGAAAGGAAACTGCTCATAGACAGTCAGGAGACACTACTAGACATGCGCACTCTGGCCATGGACAAGCCACCAGGACACAATCCAGTAGGACTGGTAGAAGGGAAACTAGTGGCAGTGAGTCCAGTGACACTGAAaggcactcaggtgtcccacaggCACACTCAGGATCCTCTCGTGGTCAGGCTGGATCTCAACATGGAGAGTCAGGGTCCTCAGTACAAGGAAGACAGGGAACTACTCATGGACAGTCAGGAGACACCACTACACATGCCCAGTCTGGTCATGGACAAGCCACCAGAACACAATCCAGTAGGACTAGAAGAAGGGGATCTACTGTCAGTGAGTCCAGTGACACTCATGAGCACCTAGGAGTCCCACAGGCACACATAGGATCCCCTCAAAGTCATTCTGGATCTCAACATGGAGAGTCGGGATCCTCAGTACAAGGGAGACAGGGAACTACCCATAGACAGTCAGGAGATACAGGTGGACATGTCCACTCTGGCCATGGTGAAGCCACCAGGACACAATCCAGCAGGACTGGTAGAAGGGAATCTACTGTCAGTGAGTCCAGTGACTCTCAGGGGCACTCAGGAGCCCCACAGGCACACACCGGTTCCCCCCATGGTCAGGCTGGATCTCAACATCCAGAACTGGGTTCCACAGTTAAAGGGAGACAGGGAACACATTATGGACAGTCAGAAGATTTCAGCGCACATGCCCACGCTGGCCATGGACAGGCCACCGGGACACTATCCAGTAGGACTGGTAGAAGGGAATCTGGTGGCAGTGAGTCCAGTGACACTGAAAGGCACTCAGGaatcccacaaacacacacagaatccCCACGTACTCACGCTGGATCTCAACATCCAGAGTCAGGATCCTCACTACACGGGAGAAAGGAAACTGCTCACAGACAGTCAGGAGACACTACTAGACATGCGCACTCTGGCCATGGACAAGCCACCAGGACACAATCCAGTAGGACTGGTAGAAGGGAAACTAGTGGCAGTGAGTCCAGTGACACTGAAaggcactcaggtgtcccacaggCACACTCAGGATCCCCTCGTGGTCAGGCTGGATCTCAACATGGAGAGTCAGGGTCCTCAGCACAAGGAAGACAGGGAACTACTCATGGACAGTCAGGAGACACCACAGGACATGCCGAGTCAGGGCATGGACAAGCCACCAGGACACAATCCAGTAGGACTAGAAGAAGGGGATCTACTGTCAGTGAGTCCAGTGACACTCAGGGGCACTCAGGAGtcccacaggcacacacaggaTCCCCTCAAAGTCATTCTGGATCTCAACATGGAGAGTCGGGATCCTCAGTACAAGGGAGACAGGGAACTACCCATAGACAGTCAGGAGATACAGGTGGACATGTCCACTCTGGCCATGGTGAAGCCACCAGGACACAATCCAGCAGGACTGGTAGAAGGGAATCTACTGTCAGTGAGTCCAGTGACTCTCAGGGGCACTCAGGAGCCCCACAGGCACACACCGGTTCCCCCCATGGTCAGGCTGGATCTCAACATCCAGAACTGGGTTCCACAGTTAAAGGGAGACAGGGAACACATTATGGACAGTCAGAAGATTTCAGCGCACATGCCCACGCTGGCCATGGACAGGCCACCGGGACACTATCCAGTAGGACTGGTAGAAGGGAATCTGGTGGCAGTGAGTCCAGTGACACTGAAAGGCACTCAGGaatcccacaaacacacacagaatccCCACGTACTCACGCTGGATCTCAACATCCAGAGTCAGGATCCTCACTACAAGGGAGAAAGGAAACTGCTCACAGACAGTCAGGAGACACTACTAGATACGCGCACTCTGGCCATGGACAAGCCACCAGGACACAATCCAGTAGGACTGGTAGAAGGGAAACTAGTGGCAGTGAGTCCAGTGACACTGAAaggcactcaggtgtcccacaggCACACTCAGGATCCCCTCGTGGTCAGGCTGGATCTCAACATGGAGAGTCAGGGTCCTCAGCACAAGGAAGACAGGGAACTACTCATGGACAGTCAGGAGACACCACTACACATACCGAGTCTGGTCATGGACAAGCCACCAGAACACAATCCAGTAGGACTAGAAGAAGAGGATCTACTGTCAGTGAATCCAATGACACTCAGGGGCACTTAAAAGTCCCAAATGCACATGCAGGATCCCCTCAAGGTCATTCTGAATCTCAACATGGAGAGTTGGGATCAACAGTTAAAGGAAGACAGGGAACAACTCATAGACTTTCAGGAGACACCAGTGGGCATGCCCAGTCTGGCCATGGACAAGCCACCAGAACACAATCCAGTAGGACTAGAAGAAGGGGATATAGTGGCAGTGAGTCCAGTGACACTCAGGGGCATTCAGGAGTCCCACAGGTACACTCAGGATCTCCCCATGGGCAGGCTGGATCTCAACATGGAGAGTCAGATTCCACCACCAAAGAGAGACAGGAATATACTCATAAACATTCAGAGGACACCAGTGGACATGCCGAATCTGTTCATGGACAAGCTACTAGGACACAATCCAGTAGGGCTAGAAGAAGGGGATCTACTCTCAGTGAGTCCAGTGACACTCAGGGGTACTCAGGAGCCCCACAGATACACTCAGGTTCCCTCCATGGCCAGGTTGGATCTGAACATCCAGAGTCAGAATCCACAATTAAAAGGAGACAGGTCACTACTAATAGACAGTCAGAGGACACCACTGGTAATCCTTATTCTGGTCATGGACAAGCCACCAGGACAGAATCCAGTAGGAGTAAAAGAAAGGGATTTAGTGGCACTGAGTCTAGTGACACTGAAAGACATTCAGGAGTCCCACTGACCCATACAGGATCCCCTCATGGTCATACTGGATCTTTACATGGAGAGTTAGGATCCACAATTAGAAGGAGACAGGGAAGTACTCATGGACATTCAAGAGGCAACAGTGGACATTCTGGGTCCAGTCATACACAGTCACATGATACTCATAGGCTGTCTAAGGATAACATAAGTAAACAGTCACATAGCATTCATCACCAATCTAGAGTGAGTCATTCTCAATCACAACATAGTGGAAAACAAAGACATGGATCAGATCAAGGATGGAAACATGGCAGTTATGGAAGTGCAGAATATGACTATGGGCAGTCTGGGTATGGACCTTCTGGGGGCAGCAGAACAAGCAGCCGAAATTCTAGCCCTTTAAGGTCATTGGATAGAGCTGAAAACAATCAAGTGTCTACACATGGACAATCATTTTCTAGGCCTGACCATACAGGATCAAAAGCAATTGAAATAATCGGAAGACAAAGGTCAAGTCATGGACAGTCAATTGATTCCCACAATAAGTCTGGATCCAGTGTAAATAGAAGGCAGGGATCTTTTCATGGGCATTCAATAGTAAGTCATGAATCATCAATTGACACCCATGTTCAATTTGGAAGGGAGGGATCTACTACTCGTAGGCAGTCAAGCAACCATTCTGTATCCAGCCATGGACAATTCATATCAGCTCGCAGCCATCCAGAGTCTAATTCAACCTTAAGGCAGGATTTTCATAGTGATAATAAAGAGCATTCAGAAGATTGGGGGAAACAGATTCATGAACCATCAGGATCTAGGCATGGACAGTCTGAATTCAATATTATTAGTATCCATAGATCCAACCAGCAGCATTTGGCAGATACAACTTCTCATGAGCAGGTAAGATACAACACATGTTTAGTAAGACAGGGATCAAGTAATAGAAAATCAGGGGACATCCAGGGTCAATCTGGATTCAGCACTAATGAAAGCCGAGTAGATAGCCATGACCAATCAAGTGACAGCTATGGGAAGTCAAGTAATAGCAGAAGTCAAGGAATCATTTTCAGTCACTCTCATGATAGCCAAGACCCTGCAGGAATTGAAGAATATGGTCCAACCATGTGGAGTGGGGACAGGCAAAAGCAAGGTCCCGAATCAAGTTTATTTAGAAGCACCAGAATATATAGTCAAAATGTGGATGATAAGCAGACAAGAAACACTGAGGCCAGAGGTTGCCATAAAAGGGAGAGAACAGACTCAGGTTCCTGTTATTTAGATAGCAACACTCCACTCTATGAATATGTCCAAGAACAAAGGTGTTATTACATTGAATAA